CTGGTTGGAGGCCTTCCACCAAACTATGTGTGCCATAACTGTGGCATCCCTGGGCATCACATCAGAAACTGCCCAAAGACACGGGTAACACATAAGGAAACCGTGGACAGCATTTGTGCACATGTTATGtcatgaatgtaaatgcaacCTGTTGCTTGTGCCCTCACAGGATTCAACTTTTGTTGGGGGTAAACGCATTCGGAGAAGCGCAGGAATTCCTGTCAGCTTCCTAATGGAGGTGGAGGACCCCAACATGAAGGGAGTGATGCTGAGCAGCAGCGGAAAGCATGTCATTCCCATTATTAATGCGTGAGTTTAAACTGTCATCCGTGTATCACCATGAACACACATTAGCATTTGGTTGATAATTGTGTGCTTGTTCTGTTTAGTGAGGCTTACGCATCTCAGAAGAAAGAGAATCCACCTTTCTTACCCCAGATCGAGTCCTCCTCGTCGACCTCAGATGGAGATCCAGTGCCCGATGCCTTTCTGTGTAAGATCTGTAAAGATCTCATCACCGATGCTGTGTCGACTCCCTGTTGCAGCAGCAGCTACTGCGACGACTGTGAGtttcttcacaaacaaatgttagtCAGAAAGTTTGTTTGACCTTTGAGAACATATGTGATTGTTTGGTCGCAGGTATCCGATCGTGTCTGCTGGATTCAGAAGAACATGTTTGTCCCACCTGCAAACAGTCTTGTGTGTCTCCTGATTCTCTGAATATAAACACGTTCTTACGCCAGGTAAGATTGTGAACATCATGTCTGTTCTCAAGTATCGAGCTCTGCCTTCTATCAAAACTGGTTTTCTGGTTCTTGCTCACACAGGAAGTGAACCGTTTTAAGAACAGAACCGAGGGGTCTGCTTTCTCACACCAGCAAAGACCCCTTCACTCTCAATCGGCGTGTTCCACCACAAGCCCGAGCCTCAGCCATGGATCCAGCTCGATTTCTTCTGAACCTCAGAGCTCTCGCACAAATTTACCCTCTGGTAAGAGGCGACGGGACTTGAGCgagaatgatgatgaagacaatggCTCCACACCTCTCCACAAGAAAACCAAGCATACTGCTGTGTAAAGAACATCCAGAGCGCTTCATCatcattatgtatatattatgtaaatattatgtatataataagaTAGCACAGACTTAATAAAGAGTTATATAGTTTGTTAATAtagttaataaagtttgaagagTGTTTATGAAACCTTTGACATAGTAGCATCCTTGCTTttgtacacacactcacacacacacacacacacaaacacagacgcaTGCATGCGTgctcaaacactcacacacacacacacaatacgaATCGACTTAAGCcttaacaaaaaaatccataatcATTTCTTACCTAACTACAATTTGAAGGACGGTGTCACCGATCACAGGTAACAAGGTACtgtaacaataacaaaatcattGACTTTAAGCAGCTCTTTGACTAacaaaaagcacacaaaatataaaaatcacttaAGTCCTtcaatatgtatttaatttttattttattaatcattcattattttcacattatttatacaaCGAAATATGGTATTAGCATCTGGTGCAATCCAGCTATTCCTCAAAGTAATTCTTTTTGTTACTCAGTCATTGGgttatatatgaatatgtagacacagcaacaaaacatgtaaagtgGGAtcttataataatcactggatcatattcataaacaattcaaacagtttttctggtgttttataaatatgcatgttttttagAGCAGGGTTAAAAGAGTCACTGtgtataacaatatatattcCTTTTGACAGATTCtgcaatgtgaaaaataaaactaaccCCTAAGCGATGGACTGGTGTCTGAAAAGGGCTTTAGAGacaatgcaaattaattataCCAATTTTGGGTATGTTAcctcaaaaatgtaataatttactaATTACATCACTCACGCAAAGCACAATAGGCCTAATTTATAAAAATCGCATACTTGTCCACATTGAcagtataaataattattaaaagtttataagGATTCatctaaattaaacattatgATCTTACATAATCAAAGACGCCAAACACAGATAACACACTTCGataaaactttattgttttgtttagttgtgcTATCTTGCTTAGACATTTGCGTCACTGGAACCCTTTAATTGATGCGCTTGATcggtttccatggtaacaagctacgttttgtttagtgttgctAATCGCGGTTCCTGAAAGCACATTTCTTCATCCTCGTTGTTGTCAAGTTTTTAACTTTGAAGTTCATATTTGTgttgattatatatattatatttgtggtTAATTACTTGCtgttatttctgttaatttcTTCTGCATTTCTGCAATTTATTGCATTCATTGATCTGTTGTTATTGTTGCAGGGGCATCAGAACGCAGCCGAGTCAACATGCCGTGTGTTCATTATAAGTTTTTCAGTAAACTAACACACGACACGGTGATCTTTGATGGCCTTCACATCACTCTCGGAGATTTGAAACGCCAAATCATGAGACGAGAGAAACTGAAGCGCTGCGATCTGAGCATCAAAAACGACCAAACCAATGAAGGTAAGTTCTGATATTTCACATGTAAAAATGGACTTATTTGCTTTCTTTAAACGGGGACGTTGATTTTTGTgaagtattaaatgtttttatgaaaataaggGTCACTGgcttaatatttgtattactatttaaatgcataaaatggacattaagaaaaacaatcaaaacgaTAAGACACACATGTTTAACAAGTCTTTGcaaattaatgattaaaataacgTTGCTAAATTATCTTTTGCCAAGTCAAATGGCTTGACTTCAGTCAGTTTACTGTTGCTTGGCGACGGCGCAGCTAACCTGGTGCATTTAAGACACTCAttagtatgcaatgttttaacaaacaaGTGTTGCGAGTAGTGTTAGCATGTTATATTGATATGTACTGTGGTTGGTATACAATCCCTTGGTATTACTTTGGTTGATGTGGACGGACTGtaaataagtgtgtgtttacCACAGAATACACTGATGATGCGGACATCATCCCCAGTTACACCATGGTGACCGTCAGACGAATCCCTGGAACTGGACTAAAATCCACATATAACAGACATGCCAAGTAAGTCACGTGAAGATGTTACGAATTTGAATCTTTAAGTGAATTTCAATCAGTCATTGAGtccttgttgttttgttttgcagtaacTGTTCTAAACCATCCAGTGGATCTTCAAAAGCAGTATGTAAACAATAGTGTTGACTCGGTAGTTTACATTGTACCGTATGATctctttaagctggtcaaaGTTGACCACGAAGAAGCCTGGGACAATTGGCACATATGTTATTGTACTATACAATTCAGGAAgttaaaactcttttttaagaaaaacttcACATCACCTTATAAGTTTCACATACATGTTCTGTAATGAActaatttcaatataaaatttgTACCTTGCTGTGGTTTAgctattttgctttaaaataccaGTTGGTGGGGTTCTATTTGCGttgttttaagcatgtttagTTTGTCTCTCTGGGTGTGATGGGGTTATGCCTGCTACTagtaaatctctttgtttttctttcaacagcaagTGAACAGTTCATCACTGTCACTGGAGCAGCTTTTCAGGGTACTGAAATCCACTGAACAACATGAAAACTATGTAAACTGTATAGGcgcataaagcatttatttctaaatgaacAGACTGAGAATCTGGCTGAGGCAAATGCATCAGAGGAGGACAAAATAAAAGCTGTCATGTTCCAGTCCAGCCTCTGTTACTATTCTTCGAAGTGAGTATAATAACAATCACATCACGAGCAGAATTTTCAAGTGCACTCTATCATGAATCTCATCACTTACCAGTGAAGCACTCAGGCTGGTTGGAGGCCTTCCACCAAACTATGTGTGCCATAACTGTGGCATCCCTGGGCATCACATCAGAAACTGCCCAAAGACACGGGTAACACATAAGGAAACCGTGGACAGCATTTGCGCACATGTTATGtcatgaatgtaaatgcaacCTGTTGCTTGTGCCCTCACAGGATTCAACTTTTGTTGGGGGTAAACGCATTCGGAGAAGCGCAGGAATTCCTGTCAGCTTCCTAATGGAGGTGGAGGACCCCAACATGAAGGGAGTGATGCTGAGCAGCAGCGGAAAGCATGTCATTCCCATTATTAATGCGTGAGTTTAAACTGTCATCCGTGTATCACCATGAACACACATTAGCATTTGGTTGATAATTGTGTGCTTGTTCTGTTTAGTGAGGCTTACGCATCTCAGAAGAAAGAGAATCCACCTTTCTTACCCCAGATCGAGTCCTCCTCGTCGGCCTCAGATGGAGATCCAGTGCCCGATGCCTTTCTGTGTAAGATCTGTAAAGATCTCATCACCGATGCTGTGTCGACTCCCTGTTGCAGCAGCAGCTACTGCGACGACTGTGAGtttcttcacaaacaaatgttagtCAGAAAGTTTGTTTGACCTTTGAGAACATATGTGATTGTTTGGTCGCAGGTATCCGATCGTGTCTGCTGGATTCAGAAGAACATGTTTGTCCCACCTGCAAACAGTCTTGTGTGTCTCCTGATGCTCTGAATATAAACACGTTTTTACGCCAGGTAAGATTGTGAACTTCATGTTTGTTCTCAAGTATCGAGCTCTGCCTCCTATCAAAACCGGTTTTCTGGTTCTTGGTCACACAGGAAGTGAACCGTTTTAAGAACAGAACCGAGGGGTCTGCTTTCTCACACCAGCAAAGACCCCTTCACTCTCAATCGGCGTGT
This DNA window, taken from Triplophysa dalaica isolate WHDGS20190420 chromosome 6, ASM1584641v1, whole genome shotgun sequence, encodes the following:
- the LOC130424442 gene encoding E3 ubiquitin-protein ligase RBBP6-like, translating into MFSLSLWQVNSSSLSLEQLFRTENLAEANASEEDKIKAVMFQSSLCYYSSNEALRLVGGLPPNYVCHNCGIPGHHIRNCPKTRDSTFVGGKRIRRSAGIPVSFLMEVEDPNMKGVMLSSSGKHVIPIINAEAYASQKKENPPFLPQIESSSSTSDGDPVPDAFLCKICKDLITDAVSTPCCSSSYCDDCIRSCLLDSEEHVCPTCKQSCVSPDSLNINTFLRQEVNRFKNRTEGSAFSHQQRPLHSQSACSTTSPSLSHGSSSISSEPQSSRTNLPSGKRRRDLSENDDEDNGSTPLHKKTKHTAV
- the LOC130424924 gene encoding E3 ubiquitin-protein ligase RBBP6-like; this encodes MPCVHYKFFSKLTHDTVIFDGLHITLGDLKRQIMRREKLKRCDLSIKNDQTNEEYTDDADIIPSYTMVTVRRIPGTGLKSTYNRHANNCSKPSSGSSKQVNSSSLSLEQLFRTENLAEANASEEDKIKAVMFQSSLCYYSSNEALRLVGGLPPNYVCHNCGIPGHHIRNCPKTRDSTFVGGKRIRRSAGIPVSFLMEVEDPNMKGVMLSSSGKHVIPIINAEAYASQKKENPPFLPQIESSSSASDGDPVPDAFLCKICKDLITDAVSTPCCSSSYCDDCIRSCLLDSEEHVCPTCKQSCVSPDALNINTFLRQEVNRFKNRTEGSAFSHQQRPLHSQSACSTTSPSLSHGSSSISSEPQSSRTNLPSGKRRRDLSENDDEDNGSTPLHKKTKHTAV